In Mycteria americana isolate JAX WOST 10 ecotype Jacksonville Zoo and Gardens chromosome 29, USCA_MyAme_1.0, whole genome shotgun sequence, one genomic interval encodes:
- the LOC142421370 gene encoding uncharacterized protein LOC142421370 isoform X2, whose product MGWTRKENPEKVGVKVEREMEAVEGDAEDEEATRDEGCENWRAGAGERWGEASEHGNGDGRSEGESRARPKSKRRPHKCEECGRIFNWRNHLVRHQRLHTGERPYKCSVCGKGFNDGSPLLIHEMLHRGEKPYKCLDCGKSFSQSSHLISHQAVHTDEKPYVCPDCGKSFARQQYLLMHRRVHTGERPYECRDCGKSFRKSSDLVRHKTVHTGEKPFKCPVCGKGFTQNFRCNAHKKVHSKDGVDQPTPPSQDSRQSSRESTVPPGDGGHQEENSQPGASQQGEPNGPSLGTEKGDGCWGPEEDEGRGEQPRAASRPGERQEQSRPREDVSEDPKATACAEERAHECRKTLDCRSSLSQEQQLHPQEQPHRCPPCGKSFSPSSHLTSHEQVHRSEKPDERPGARMSPELFPQSPRKAEKSHLCSECGKSFTRRFNLKLHKKLHTGERPHKCPECGLSFTNTSHLIVHQRIHTGERPYRCHVCGKGFTMSSKCLEHERTHTGEAPYRCSECGNCYRTKVSLVSHLKVHVD is encoded by the exons ATGGGGTGGACGAGGAAGGAGAACCCCGAGAAGGTGGGGGTGAAGGTGGAGCGAGAGATGGAGGCGGTGGAGGGCGATGCAGAAGATGAGGAGGCAACGCGGGACGAAGGCTGCGAGAACTGGAGGGCGGGAGCcggggagaggtggggagaggcCAGCGAGCACGGGAATGGGGATGGTCGGAGCGAAGGCGAGTCCCGGGCGAGACCTAAATCCAAGCGGAGGCCCCACAAATGCGAGGAGTGCGGCCGGATTTTCAACTGGAGGAACCACCTCGTCCGCCACCAGCGCCTACACACGGGCGAGAGGCCCTACAAGTGCTCCGTCTGCGGGAAGGGCTTCAACGACGGCTCCCCGCTGCTCATCCACGAGATGCTCCATCGGGGCGAGAAGCCCTACAAGTGCTTGGATtgcgggaagagcttcagccAAAGTTCCCACCTCATCTCCCACCAAGCGGTCCACACCGACGAGAAACCCTACGTCTGCCCCGACTGCGGGAAGAGCTTCGCCCGGCAGCAGTATCTCCTCATGCATCGCCGCGTCCATACGGGCGAGAGGCCCTACGAGTGCCGGGATTGCGGGAAGAGCTTCCGGAAGAGCTCCGACCTGGTCCGACACAAGACGGTCCACACGGGCGAGAAGCCCTTCAAGTGTCCCGTCTGCGGGAAGGGTTTCACCCAAAACTTCCGCTGCAACGCCCATAAGAAGGTCCACAGCAAGGACGGGGTCGACCAGCCGACGCCTCCATCCCAGGACAGCCGGCAGAGCAGCCGTGAGAGCACGGTTCCACCAG GTGACGGTGGCCACCAGGAGGAGAATTCCCAGCCCGGAGCCTCCCAGCAAGGAGAACCGAACGGACCCAGCTTGGGGACGGAGAAGGGGGATGGATGTTGGGGTCCTGAGGAGGACGAAGGCCGAGGAGAGCAGCCAAGAGCGGCGTCCCGGCCCGGTGAGAGGCAGGAGCAGTCGCGTCCTCGTGAGGACGTCTCGGAGGACCCCAAGGCGACGGCCTGTGCCGAAGAGCGGGCGCACGAGTGCCGGAAGACCCTCGACTGTAGGAGCAGCctgagccaggagcagcagcttcacccccaggagcagccccaCAGGTGCCCCCCAtgcgggaagagcttcagccccagctcccacctcaCGTCCCACGAGCAGGTCCACCGGTCGGAGAAGCCCGACGAGCGTCCCGGCGCGAGGATGAGCCCGGAGCTCTTCCCCCAGAGCCCACGCAAGGCGGAGAAGTCCCATCTCTGCTCcgagtgcgggaagagcttcacTCGGAGGTTCAACCTCAAACTCCACAAGAAGCTCCACACCGGGGAGAGACCCCACAAATGCCCCGAGTGCGGCTTGAGCTTCACGAACACCTCCCACCTCATCGTCCACCAGCGGATCCACACCGGGGAGAGGCCCTACAGATGCCACGTATGCGGGAAGGGCTTCACCATGAGCTCCAAATGCCTGGAACACGAGAGGACCCACACGGGAGAAGCTCCCTACCGATGCTCCGAGTGCGGGAATTGCTACAGGACCAAGGTCTCCTTGGTGTCCCACCTGAAGGTGCACGTGGATTag
- the LOC142421370 gene encoding uncharacterized protein LOC142421370 isoform X1 codes for MGWTRKENPEKVGVKVEREMEAVEGDAEDEEATRDEGCENWRAGAGERWGEASEHGNGDGRSEGESRARPKSKRRPHKCEECGRIFNWRNHLVRHQRLHTGERPYKCSVCGKGFNDGSPLLIHEMLHRGEKPYKCLDCGKSFSQSSHLISHQAVHTDEKPYVCPDCGKSFARQQYLLMHRRVHTGERPYECRDCGKSFRKSSDLVRHKTVHTGEKPFKCPVCGKGFTQNFRCNAHKKVHSKDGVDQPTPPSQDSRQSSRESTVPPAGDGGHQEENSQPGASQQGEPNGPSLGTEKGDGCWGPEEDEGRGEQPRAASRPGERQEQSRPREDVSEDPKATACAEERAHECRKTLDCRSSLSQEQQLHPQEQPHRCPPCGKSFSPSSHLTSHEQVHRSEKPDERPGARMSPELFPQSPRKAEKSHLCSECGKSFTRRFNLKLHKKLHTGERPHKCPECGLSFTNTSHLIVHQRIHTGERPYRCHVCGKGFTMSSKCLEHERTHTGEAPYRCSECGNCYRTKVSLVSHLKVHVD; via the exons ATGGGGTGGACGAGGAAGGAGAACCCCGAGAAGGTGGGGGTGAAGGTGGAGCGAGAGATGGAGGCGGTGGAGGGCGATGCAGAAGATGAGGAGGCAACGCGGGACGAAGGCTGCGAGAACTGGAGGGCGGGAGCcggggagaggtggggagaggcCAGCGAGCACGGGAATGGGGATGGTCGGAGCGAAGGCGAGTCCCGGGCGAGACCTAAATCCAAGCGGAGGCCCCACAAATGCGAGGAGTGCGGCCGGATTTTCAACTGGAGGAACCACCTCGTCCGCCACCAGCGCCTACACACGGGCGAGAGGCCCTACAAGTGCTCCGTCTGCGGGAAGGGCTTCAACGACGGCTCCCCGCTGCTCATCCACGAGATGCTCCATCGGGGCGAGAAGCCCTACAAGTGCTTGGATtgcgggaagagcttcagccAAAGTTCCCACCTCATCTCCCACCAAGCGGTCCACACCGACGAGAAACCCTACGTCTGCCCCGACTGCGGGAAGAGCTTCGCCCGGCAGCAGTATCTCCTCATGCATCGCCGCGTCCATACGGGCGAGAGGCCCTACGAGTGCCGGGATTGCGGGAAGAGCTTCCGGAAGAGCTCCGACCTGGTCCGACACAAGACGGTCCACACGGGCGAGAAGCCCTTCAAGTGTCCCGTCTGCGGGAAGGGTTTCACCCAAAACTTCCGCTGCAACGCCCATAAGAAGGTCCACAGCAAGGACGGGGTCGACCAGCCGACGCCTCCATCCCAGGACAGCCGGCAGAGCAGCCGTGAGAGCACGGTTCCACCAG CAGGTGACGGTGGCCACCAGGAGGAGAATTCCCAGCCCGGAGCCTCCCAGCAAGGAGAACCGAACGGACCCAGCTTGGGGACGGAGAAGGGGGATGGATGTTGGGGTCCTGAGGAGGACGAAGGCCGAGGAGAGCAGCCAAGAGCGGCGTCCCGGCCCGGTGAGAGGCAGGAGCAGTCGCGTCCTCGTGAGGACGTCTCGGAGGACCCCAAGGCGACGGCCTGTGCCGAAGAGCGGGCGCACGAGTGCCGGAAGACCCTCGACTGTAGGAGCAGCctgagccaggagcagcagcttcacccccaggagcagccccaCAGGTGCCCCCCAtgcgggaagagcttcagccccagctcccacctcaCGTCCCACGAGCAGGTCCACCGGTCGGAGAAGCCCGACGAGCGTCCCGGCGCGAGGATGAGCCCGGAGCTCTTCCCCCAGAGCCCACGCAAGGCGGAGAAGTCCCATCTCTGCTCcgagtgcgggaagagcttcacTCGGAGGTTCAACCTCAAACTCCACAAGAAGCTCCACACCGGGGAGAGACCCCACAAATGCCCCGAGTGCGGCTTGAGCTTCACGAACACCTCCCACCTCATCGTCCACCAGCGGATCCACACCGGGGAGAGGCCCTACAGATGCCACGTATGCGGGAAGGGCTTCACCATGAGCTCCAAATGCCTGGAACACGAGAGGACCCACACGGGAGAAGCTCCCTACCGATGCTCCGAGTGCGGGAATTGCTACAGGACCAAGGTCTCCTTGGTGTCCCACCTGAAGGTGCACGTGGATTag
- the LOC142421355 gene encoding butyrophilin subfamily 1 member A1-like encodes MQNDSFGTSLKLDGKMLVSSCSCLPRITSVPAWVFIFFFSFHVRELDCAQFRVLGPDHPITAIVGEDVVLPCRLSPRLNAENMEVRWFRSRFSIYVHLYHSGQDHYSSQMPEYQERTEFLREGISVGNVSLRILRTRLSDEGQYQCLIKDGNFYEEATLELKVAAPDLPGLRSLQNMDCPHHQTPETSQIQQHHPLTQEKPPGSPRSTLSDHSPGFISSWLASKEVTWKEQEMTQPNPKIHPGAPFPVKDVVSKLSQVAGSSPLLSVEDYQDGGIRVGCRATGWYPKPEMLWRDFQGQQLPSFTQSDSQDQNGFFEVEKSIVIHRNAKQNVSCSIRNTLLPQEKGSAIHISDPIFPKNSPWMAALFATLAACFALLVVFSLFILRLRAQHAAELGKRRSFPPAPFEKVRFCASTPLSIPQADLSHQQFSCEKGNFLLRLLLLFLSEKRDAKIRERDMEIQKHAADLRWRNTIVPVEEVHVTLDADTAHPQLILSAGGKSVRRGDTRQAVPDNPGRYDTYHCVLGQEGFVSGRYFWEVDVGTEDGGVWAMGVAKESMKRKGWINPAPQDGILALFHCGGKYWALTSPDHTALALTQMPRRIRVYLDLEGQQVAFFNADNQELLFTFPLAPLSGERIRPWFRVGPIAQLNLKSPPSPPRVPSVEEPLLPSCFPLQSLPTGRRAPHAPEAGHDQDGETHATVHKQP; translated from the exons TGAAACTGGATGGGAAGATGCTGGTTTCCTCATGCTCCTGCCTCCCTCGCATCACCTCTGTCCCAGCTTGggtcttcattttcttcttcagctttcaCGTCCGTGAGCTGGACTGCG CCCAGTTCAGAGTCCTGGGACCCGACCACCCCATCACTGCCATCGTGGGAGAAGACGTCGTGCTGCCTTGCCGCCTCTCCCCCCGCCTGAACGCCGAGAACATGGAGGTGAGGTGGTTTCGGTCCCGGTTCTCCATCTACGTCCACCTCTACCACAGCGGGCAGGACCACTACTCCTCCCAGATGCCCGAATACCAGGAGAGGACAGAGTTTTTGCGAGAGGGCATCTCTGTTGGGAACGTGTCCTTGAGGATCCTCAGGACCAGGCTGAGCGATGAGGGACAGTACCAGTGTCTCATCAAAGATGGGAATTTTTACGAAGAAGCCACGCTGGAGCTGAAGGTGGCAG CTCCTGACCTGCCTGGCCTCAGATCCCTGCAGAACATGGACTGTCCCCATCACCAAACCCCTGAAACCTCCCAGATACAGCAACACCATCCTCTAACCCAGGAGAAACCTCCTGGCTCTCCCAGGTCAACCCTCTCAGACCACAGCCCTGGCTTCATCTCTAGTTGGCTTGCTTCAAAGGAGGTCACGTGGAAGGAGCAGGAGATGACGCAGCCGAACCCAAAGATACATCCCGGTGCACCTTTCCCTGTTAAGGATGTGGTCTCCAAATTGTCCCAAG ttgCAGGTTCCAGCCCGCTCCTCTCCGTGGAGGATTACCAAGATGGGGGAATCCGGGTGGGATGTCGAGCAACCGGCTGGTACCCAAAGCCTGAGATGCTGTGGAGAGATTtccagggccagcagctcccaTCCTTCACCCAATCCGACTCCCAAGACCAGAACGGCTTCTTTGAAGTGGAGAAGTCCATCGTCATCCACAGAAACGCAAAACAAAACgtgtcctgttccatcaggaacACGTTGCTTCCCCAGGAGAAGGGCTCGGCCATTCATATATCAG ACCCTATTTTCCCAAAGAACTCTCCCTGGATGGCGGCTTTGTTCGCGACCCTGGCTGCCTGCTTCGCGTTGCTGGTCgtcttctctctttttatcttACGGCTACGAG CCCAACACGCCGCAGAACTCGGTAAGAGAcgctccttcccccccgccccttttgaGAAGGTACGTTTTTGCG CTTCTACACCGCTCTCCATACCCCAGGCAGACCTCAGCCACCAGCAATTCTCCTGTGAGAAAGGAAACTTCCTCTTACGCttacttctgcttttcctttcagagaaACGCGACGCCAAAATCC gggAACGCGATATGGAAATAC agaaaCACGCTGCAGACCTGC GGTGGAGAAACACCATCGTCCCGGTGGAAGAAG tgCACGTCACGCTGGACGCAGACACGGCGCACCCCCAGCTCATCCTCTCGGCGGGCGGGAAGAGCGTACGGCGCGGGGACACGCGGCAAGCCGTGCCAGATAACCCCGGGAGATACGACACCTACCACTGCGTCCTCGGCCAGGAGGGATTCGTCTCGGGGAGATACTTCTGGGAGGTGGACGTGGGGACGGAGGACGGAGGGGTCTGGGCGATGGGGGTGGCCAAGGAGTCCATGAAGAGGAAGGGGTGGATCAACCCAGCTCCTCAAGATGGGATCTTGGCTCTTTTCCACTGCGGGGGCAAGTATTGGGCTCTGACCTCCCCTGACCACACAGCTCTTGCCCTCACCCAGATGCCCCGGAGGATCAGGGTTTACCTGGACCTTGAGGGACAGCAGGTAGCCTTCTTCAACGCTGACAACCAAGAGCTGCTCTTCACCTTCCCGCTGGCCCCACTGAGCGGGGAGAGGATCCGGCCCTGGTTCCGCGTGGGGCCGATCGCCCAACTCAACCTGAAGTCGCCTCCTTCGCCCCCACGCGTCCCCAGCGTGGAGGAGCCTCTGCTCCCTTCGTGCTTCCCCCTGCAGAGCCTCCCTACGGGGCGACGGGCCCCGCACGCGCCGGAAGCGGGACACGACCAAGATGGGGAAACCCACGCCACCGTCCACAAGCAGCCGTGA